A single genomic interval of Armigeres subalbatus isolate Guangzhou_Male chromosome 1, GZ_Asu_2, whole genome shotgun sequence harbors:
- the LOC134211776 gene encoding nose resistant to fluoxetine protein 6-like translates to MWPNWFVSLTLLSSATFPTERLLRDRGNTTSRNAEFSVEEVLLLNRRFVDYLAVIDDATAEESAEPQCVNAMRQLAAAYLDRDRLGLQWFDSWGKIPSGLYHQNGYALGNVDQCRDIEPVRMQHCTFIGAFPSDMDPLISGLCVPHMCTPDFVQLLYAGFLNTQGAILVPMVTQELLCIRDEEVLYDGALITAIVLCSIIALCVLGSTSYELIMELMKRDANPLYKSFSLLGNLRSILQLVPRAKNSQQKSSMIECAHGIRALSMIWIILVHIHELLFVVLWENNPTLWKYIGGFVPSVLHFTGYLAVDTFLVLSGMLVAMSMLRELDKKGKINPLMLYLHRYIRITAPYAAMILFVVSFAKYMGEGVLWKVHMEGFKESCMTNWWAALLHVQNYVYPNSMCLTWTWYLSVDMQLYIIAPALIYPVWRYGKRALAATIGLAVLSMACVLATFLVNEYRMSPFAPANDSRRYALTYYPTHARMAVWLWGIVFGYFLHKTSLTGVNLPKRYWTIGWATCFALLALIVFGNYQIYATDAGEFSHVIDAFFEPLSRSVFCCCVMWIIMACVNGKGGLLDEFLGAPAWQPLSRLSFTMYLLHVLLLMMASVAPAKSGSHFSVINLFYWIWGTIGLTTSVTLFWSAIFELPFVTLSKILLRS, encoded by the exons GCTTCGTGGACTATCTTGCAGTCATCGACGATGCAACCGCGGAGGAGTCCGCCGAACCGCAATGTGTGAATGCAATGCGGCAACTGGCTGCGGCCTATCTGGACCGCGATCGTCTCGGATTGCAGT GGTTCGATTCTTGGGGAAAGATTCCTTCGGGACTGTACCATCAGAACGGATACGCATTAGGCAATGTTGATCAATGTCGTGATATCGAACCTGTTCGAATGCAGCACTGTACTTTTATTGGAGCATTTCCAAGCGACATGGATCCATTGATTTCCGGGCTTTGTGTCCCTCATATGTGCACCCCAGATTTTGTGCAGCTGTTGTACGCAGGTTTTCTTAACACACAGGGTGCTATACTTGTACCGATGGTTACGCAGGAACTATTGTGCATAAGAGACGAGGAAGTTTTGTATGATGGAGCACTGATTACAGCAAT TGTACTGTGCTCCATCATAGCACTTTGCGTATTAGGTAGCACGTCGTATGAACTCATAATGGAATTGATGAAGCGGGACGCCAATCCGTTATACAAGTCTTTTTCATTGCTAGGAAACTTACGAAGCATACTTCAATTAGTTCCACGAGCCAAAAATTCTCAGCAGAAGTCGAGCATGATTGAGTGTGCACACGGTATTCGGGCGCTATCCATGATCTGGATCATATTAGTTCATATCCACGAACTCTTGTTTGTAGTTTTGTGGGAAAACAATCCAACTTTGTGGAAGTATATTGGGGGTTTTGTACCTTCAGTTCTACATTTCACTGGTTATCTGGCAGTGGATACGTTCCTTGTACTCAGTGGAATGCTGGTAGCGATGAGTATGCTTCGAGAACTAgacaaaaaaggaaaaatcaaTCCATTGATGCTGTATTTGCATCGATATATCAGAATAACGGCTCCATACGCGGCCATGATTTTATTCGTCGTATCCTTTGCAAAATATATGGGCGAAGGTGTATTATGGAAGGTTCATATGGAAGGTTTCAAGGAATCTTGCATGACCAACTGGTGGGCCGCACTGCTACATGTTCAGAACTATGTCTACCCGAACAGCATG TGTTTGACGTGGACGTGGTACCTTTCCGTCGATATGCAGCTGTACATCATCGCTCCGGCCTTGATTTACCCAGTGTGGCGATATGGAAAGCGGGCTCTTGCGGCCACTATAGGTCTCGCAGTGCTATCGATGGCATGTGTTTTGGCCACATTCCTAGTCAACGAATACCGTATGAGTCCTTTCGCACCGGCAAACGACAGTCGAAGATATGCGCTGACATACTATCCGACACATGCACGCATGGCCGTTTGGCTGTGGGGTATtgtgtttggatattttctgcACAAGACTAGCTTAACTGGAGTCAACCTGCCTAAGCGCTATTGGACCATCGGCTGGGCGACATGTTTCGCGTTGCTTGCCCTTATTGTGTTCGGCAACTATCAGATCTACGCTACCGACGCCGGAGAGTTTTCTCATGTGATTGATGCGTTCTTCGAACCGCTGTCCCGTTCGGTTTTCTGCTGCTGCGTCATGTGGATAATCATGGCATGTGTGAACGGCAAAGGTGGTCTATTAGATGAGTTCCTTGGAGCACCAGCTTGGCAGCCGCTATCTCGACTATCGTTCACCATGTATCTCCTGCATGTATTACTACTGATGATGGCGTCAGTGGCGCCAGCTAAATCGGGTTCACATTTCAGTGTGATTAATCTATTCTACTGGATATGGGGGACGATTGGGCTGACGACGAGTGTGACCCTATTTTGGAGTGCCATTTTTGAGCTCCCGTTTGTGACCCTCTCAAAAATACTTTTAAGGAGTTGA